Below is a window of Bacillota bacterium DNA.
GATGGGGACAAAACTTGGGAAGAAAGTGCTGGTGTTCTTGTTATTGGTCACCTTGGCGATAAGCGGAAGGGTATTGGCTGAAACAGCCACCGTTACCTCCGAAGCCGGGGTTGAGGTCAGGGAACTGACCCTGGAAGAGGCGATGGAAATTGCCAAGGAAAACAGTCTAATTCTCAAACAGGCGCAGCTGGCGGTTCGGGAAGCTGAGTTTGGCCTAAAGCAGGCGGAGGCAGCAGCGATCATGCGACCATCACCGACGATGCTGCTGCAGGCTCAATCGGGCTTAGATCTTGCCCGGCAGGATCTGGTGGTTACCGAAGATGAGCTCTCTTTGACGCTGGAAACGGACTTCTATAATGTTCTGCGGGCAGAAAATATGCTGCAAGTTGCTGAAGAGGCCCTGGATTCTGCCCGGCGGCATGAGGATGTTGTGACCAGAAAATTCGAAGTGGGCACCGTAACCCGTCTCGATGTCATCAAGGCGGCACGAAACGTTCTCAGTGCACAAGCTGGCGTGACCCAGGCCCGCCATGGTCGGGACCTAGCTTTAATGAAATTTCGGCAAACCCTGGGCCTAGATCTTGACGCCCCGGTATTTCCCGCCAGATCCGACTTCTCCATTGAACCGATAGTGATGAATCTGAAGGAGGATTTGGAGTTTGCACTGGCCAACCGCTTGGAGATCCAGCAGCTGGAGTTGGCCATTGAGGTTGCCCAGAAGAACGTGGAGTTATCGGATAACGATTACACCGCTCCGTTGACCCTGGAACAGGCCAAAATC
It encodes the following:
- a CDS encoding TolC family protein, whose product is MMGTKLGKKVLVFLLLVTLAISGRVLAETATVTSEAGVEVRELTLEEAMEIAKENSLILKQAQLAVREAEFGLKQAEAAAIMRPSPTMLLQAQSGLDLARQDLVVTEDELSLTLETDFYNVLRAENMLQVAEEALDSARRHEDVVTRKFEVGTVTRLDVIKAARNVLSAQAGVTQARHGRDLALMKFRQTLGLDLDAPVFPARSDFSIEPIVMNLKEDLEFALANRLEIQQLELAIEVAQKNVELSDNDYTAPLTLEQAKINLDKVQLQYQVAKDGLTLEIRQSYQAVLDAQERFSVLEKGVEEALETLRLSELSYEANMITSNEVQDAQLAVTNARTEYINAVFDYNLAKARYSRAVASALKR